Genomic segment of Rhodoflexus caldus:
TAAAATATCAGCCAACGGAAAAGCATTTGTGCAGGGCGGGCTTAATAGCACTGCACTACCATTTCCACACGCACAACAGCCCATAGAAAGCACAAAAGTTCAGTTTAGCACGTCTGCCCGCCTTACCACAAATGCAATGTTGTATGCCGTTTCTATTTGTATGTGTTCTGCGTTTTGTGTTTTTTCAAAGCAAAGTGTATTTAGTATGGCTAATGTGTTTGTGTTTTAATTTCAAAAAAATCCGCAAATAGTTGTTTGGCTTCTGCCCAATTTTGCTTGTTGATGCAATATTTAATCGTAGGTGGATTGATTTCACCTTGTATCAAACCTGCCTCTTTGAGGGCTTTCAAGTGCTGAGAAACCGTAGAGTTTGCCACAGGCAACTGCTCGGAAATATCCCCCGCAAAACAGGCACATTGTTTCTCCAAAAAACGAAGGATAAAAACCCGTATGGGGTGTCCTAAGGCCTTGGCATATTGTGCAACCTTTTCATCATTTTCGGTAAAAGGTGCAATGTTGATTTTTGTGGTTATATCCATTGCAAAAAAATTAAAGCGTAATATACTCCTGTCAAAACAAAAACCACGCCTGCTATGTTTCGCATTACTTTTTCGGTTTTTTGTATAGTATTAAAAGTTTTACTTACTTTTTGCATAGCAAAAGCCATTAAATAGGTGAAAAGCAACACGGGCAAGCCTGTACCTACGGCAAAAATAAATGGTAATGATAATCCTTCGCTGCTTGCAATCGTCATTGGCAAAAGCATACCAAAATACAATGCTCCGCTGTACGGACAAAACGCCAAAGCAAATAAAACACCCAAGACAAATGCTCCCAAAAGTCCTTGATTTTTAAATTTTTCGGATAATCTTTCCGTGATATTGACTTTACCTAAAAAATCTAACTTTATCACATTAAGCATTATTAAGCCAACAACTATCAAAATTGGGGCAAGGTATTTTTCTCCGTTTCCTTGAAAGAATTTGGCAATGTGAAATTTGCTTGCTCCAAAATAGATAATCAAGCCAATAATTGTATAACTAAAAGCCCTACCTAATGTATAAAGTACGCCACTTAGAAGCACTTTTCTTTTGTCGGTAAAACCTTTGGCAATATATGCCGTAGCCGTAATATTGGTAGCCAAAGGACAAGGCGAAACCGCTGTGAGCAAGCCCAAAGCAAAGGCTGCTAATAGCGGTAACTCCCTTGTCTGGGCTATGTCATTGAGCCAATCCATAACTATTTTAGTGCTTTTTGTACTTCGGTTTTAATTTTTTCGCTAAATTTTTCGGCATTGCCTACATTCATAAAAGCAAAATCGGTCAAATCCATTTTAATTTTTTTGTCGGCTCTGTAAATCCACAAAGCAGAACCCGTAGCCTCAAATTGCTCGGCAATTTTAGCATTGCTTGCCTCATCTACATTGATGGTTTTGAATATAATTTTGCCTGATTTGAGTTCGTTGGCAAATTCTTTTTCCAAAACGGCTTTTGCTGATTTTTCTATTGCCAAGCAAGTTTTACAACGGTGTGTAGAGTGAAAATCAATTACCTCAACGGTTTGGGCAAAAACGGTGTTCGCAACCAAAAGCGCGATTAAAAGAGTGAAAGAAAACATTAGATTTTTCATAATGAAACGATTTTTAAAGTGAAAAGAAAATTTATTTGTTACACCTTTCGGCGTTTTTGTTCAGAATATCAGTTTTGATAAAATCGTTTTTCAAAACGGGCTGCCAAACAAATTCATTTAATATTTTAAGTTCAAACAAGTTTTCGGGCTTGTTCTGTTGCAAAAACAGCGTGTAGTCATCCTCTAATCTTCGCAGTTTTTCCAAGTCGCAGGGGGCTAAATTGCCTGCTATGGCTTGTTTGCCCATCAGGTCAATTATTTCAGGTTTTACATTGGGCATTCGCAAAATGTTTACTGTTTTTGCATTATCAATCCGTTGCACAACATATAAACCTTCAAAATCATTGCTCACATAGAAAGTCCCGAACTGATACCTTGCCCCCGTAAGATAAACCGCCACATCAGTCAAACAAGGGGAAGGTTTACTTACAATTCTAAGATTTGTTCTGTCAATAAGGCTGTCGGGGAAGAGTTGGTACAAGCCGTATTGCAAAGCCACAAAGCCCTCTACTAAACCATCACAAAGATGTCCGTGAAACTTTACAAGGTCTTGCAATTCAACGGTTTGAATATTACCTAAACGTCCTTTTGAAAAGTCGGTATCATTTACTTTCAAGGTTTGTGAGAAAGCCCAATTACTTAGGTTCAATATGGCAAAAGCCATTAAAACGATTTTTTTCATATTTGCTTGATTTTTATGCTTACAAACCCGTAAAGTAAGTTAGTATTTCGTAAAAATACGAAATTTGACATCAGGTTATTTGGTTAATCCTCAAAGTAACATATTGAACAAATACCCGGAAACGATGATACAAGCCGTTACTACCCCAAAGAAAATAGCAATCAACTTTACGGACATTACTTTTTTGAGTAAAGTGGCTTCGGGCAAAGAAAGCCCCACTACACCCATCATAAAGGCAATGGCGGTTCCCAAAGGAATACCCTTTTGTACCAAAACTTGAATAATCGGCAAAACTCCCGCCGCATTGCTGTACATCGGTACGGCTAAGATAACTGCCAAAGGTACAGCCAAAGGATTTTCTTTGCTGATGTACTGCTCAAAAAAGCCCGTAGGAATAAAGCCGTGCATCAATGCCCCAATACCAATGCCTATAATCACATACCAAAATACGCTTTTCACAATCCCGAAAGCCTCTTGGCTAATTTCGGGTAGGCGTTGCGAAAAAGGCTTTTTTTCTTCTTCAAATTCGTCCTCTGCTTGGGCATTTTTCAGGATATTTTGCACCCAATCCGAAAGCAAAGGCTCTAATTTGAGTTTGCCTAAAATAAATCCGCCAATGCTACCCAACAAAATGCCACTTGACACGTAAATCAGCGTACTTTTCCAACCAAACATTCCAATGAACATAGCTATTGCCACTTCATTTACCAAAGGCGAAGTAATAAGAAAGGCAAAGGTAATGCCCAAAGGAATACCACCTTTTACAAAACCAATGAACAAAGGCACAGACGAACACGAACAAAAGGGCGTAACTGCCCCAAAAGTAGATGCCAATAGATATTCCAAGCCGTATAATTTGTTCCTTGACAAAAAATTGCGGATGCGGTCTATCGGAAAATAGGAATTGACAATGCCCATTACAAAAGTAATGAGAAAGAGCAAAAGCAAAATTTTGAGTGTATCGTAAATAAAGAAGTTCAAAGAACTGCCCAAGTGTGAGTTTTGGGCAATCCCGAACACTTGATACACTAACCAGTCGGCAAGGTGTTGTATCCAGTCAAACATAGTTGCGTTTTTTAGCAGCAATTTGAACTTGAACAACAATCACCTTGATTACCTAAAACCGCCGACGTATCACCTTTGGTAGGGAAACCACGCTGCACCCAACGAATAATACCGTGTTGCATATTGACTACATTTTCTCGGTCATAGCCGTGATTGAGTAAGTAATACGTTGCTTTGAGGCTTCTACCGCCGCTTTTACAAGCCACA
This window contains:
- a CDS encoding formylmethanofuran dehydrogenase subunit E family protein; translated protein: MKKIVLMAFAILNLSNWAFSQTLKVNDTDFSKGRLGNIQTVELQDLVKFHGHLCDGLVEGFVALQYGLYQLFPDSLIDRTNLRIVSKPSPCLTDVAVYLTGARYQFGTFYVSNDFEGLYVVQRIDNAKTVNILRMPNVKPEIIDLMGKQAIAGNLAPCDLEKLRRLEDDYTLFLQQNKPENLFELKILNEFVWQPVLKNDFIKTDILNKNAERCNK
- a CDS encoding rhodanese-like domain-containing protein, whose translation is METIEKAKEICPTTTQKWIAEGAILVDVREQDEVSALAYDVPNIIHIPLSEFEERFQEIPTDKKIVVACKSGGRSLKATYYLLNHGYDRENVVNMQHGIIRWVQRGFPTKGDTSAVLGNQGDCCSSSNCC
- a CDS encoding nitrophenyl compound nitroreductase subunit ArsF family protein, translating into MFSFTLLIALLVANTVFAQTVEVIDFHSTHRCKTCLAIEKSAKAVLEKEFANELKSGKIIFKTINVDEASNAKIAEQFEATGSALWIYRADKKIKMDLTDFAFMNVGNAEKFSEKIKTEVQKALK
- a CDS encoding aromatic aminobenezylarsenical efflux permease ArsG family transporter; protein product: MDWLNDIAQTRELPLLAAFALGLLTAVSPCPLATNITATAYIAKGFTDKRKVLLSGVLYTLGRAFSYTIIGLIIYFGASKFHIAKFFQGNGEKYLAPILIVVGLIMLNVIKLDFLGKVNITERLSEKFKNQGLLGAFVLGVLFALAFCPYSGALYFGMLLPMTIASSEGLSLPFIFAVGTGLPVLLFTYLMAFAMQKVSKTFNTIQKTEKVMRNIAGVVFVLTGVYYALIFLQWI
- a CDS encoding permease; the protein is MFDWIQHLADWLVYQVFGIAQNSHLGSSLNFFIYDTLKILLLLFLITFVMGIVNSYFPIDRIRNFLSRNKLYGLEYLLASTFGAVTPFCSCSSVPLFIGFVKGGIPLGITFAFLITSPLVNEVAIAMFIGMFGWKSTLIYVSSGILLGSIGGFILGKLKLEPLLSDWVQNILKNAQAEDEFEEEKKPFSQRLPEISQEAFGIVKSVFWYVIIGIGIGALMHGFIPTGFFEQYISKENPLAVPLAVILAVPMYSNAAGVLPIIQVLVQKGIPLGTAIAFMMGVVGLSLPEATLLKKVMSVKLIAIFFGVVTACIIVSGYLFNMLL
- a CDS encoding ArsR/SmtB family transcription factor, which encodes MDITTKINIAPFTENDEKVAQYAKALGHPIRVFILRFLEKQCACFAGDISEQLPVANSTVSQHLKALKEAGLIQGEINPPTIKYCINKQNWAEAKQLFADFFEIKTQTH